Part of the uncultured Cohaesibacter sp. genome is shown below.
TCGAGCATGCCGCCCGCTGGATCGCGCTGCTGCAACTGCTCGATCAGCTGGTCTCGCCCGGTGTTGTCCGCTTTGTCGACACCATCTCGGACAATCGCTCCGTGCGCCCGGTCAATGTGGATCTCATCCTCGATGTCGGCAACAGCCGTACGTGTGGCATGCTGATCGAGAATTACCCCAACGAGGATTCGGTCGAGCTCAACAACTCCATGAAGCTGCAATTGCGAGACCTGCAACGCCCGTGGCTGACCTATGACGAACCGTTCGAGAGCCACGTCTCGCTGTCACAGGCTTGGTTCGGCAAGGAGAACCTGTCGCGGATGTCCGGTCGCAGCGATGCCTTCTTCTGGCCAACCATGGTGCGCGTCGGGCCGGAAGCCTCACGGGTCAAGTCGGCCCAGTCCGGCGTCGAGTCGATCATCGGAATGTCCGCGCCCAAGCGCTACCTGTGGGACGTCTCTCCGGTCAACCAGCCATGGCGCTTCCCCCAGTCGGACTATTCCGAAGAGGGTGATCTGCCACCGGTCGGCCGCGTTGCCCGCCGCTATCTCAACGGCCATGGCGATGTGCTCTCGCAGGTGCGCAAAGACAAGGAGCTGTTTGCCTCGCTCTATCCCAGAAGCCCGCGCGGTGACTATTCCCGCCCCAGCCAGCAGCTCAGCTATTCACGCTCATCCTTCTACAGCTTCATGCTGTCGGAGATCGTCTATCAGGCGATGGTCATGATCAACGATCCTGCCGTCAGGGCCGACCGGCGCCAGAGTGAGGCTCCGCGCACCCTTCGGCGCATCATCCTGACGCTGCCCACCGCCCTGCCGGTGCGCGAACAGCAGATCATGAAGATGCGGGCCGAAGCGGCGATCGGCTTCCTGTGGGATATCATGAAGTGGAATGAAAGCCCGCCGCCGGGACTTGTCCGGCCGTCCATCCATGTGGCTTGGGATGAATCCACCTGTGTCCAGCTCGTCTGGCTCTATGGTGAAATCAGCTGTCGCTTCGGAGGCCGGATCTGCGAATTCTTCACCATGACCGGCAAGCCGCGCCAGCGCTTCATGCCCGATGAGGCCCCCGCGCCCGGCGCGCCGCTGGAGCCGTCGCTGCGGGTTGCCAGCCTCGATATCGGCGGTGGCACATCGGATCTGATGATCACTACCTATTTTCAGGATGACGACCGGGCCATCGTTCCGGTCCAGACCTTCCGCGAAGGGGTGCGCATCGCCGGCGATGACATCATCAAGGCGGTCATAGAACATTGCATCATGCCGGTGCTGGAAAGTGCGCTGGTGCAATATGGTCTTGCCAATGCAGTGGTCGTGCTTCGCGACCTGTTCCACGGCGACCGGGCGAACATGGCCGAGCATGAAAAACATGCCCGCCGCCAGTTCGTGCAGCAGGTGCTGGTGCCCGCTGCGCTTGGCATCATGGAGCGTTACGAGAACTCCGGCCAGGATCGCTACGAGGTCGTCCACTCGGCCACCATGGCCGAGCTGATCAAGGACGCCATGCATGTCTCGCCGACGGTGCAGCGCTACTTGGTCTCCGGCTTCAGCCAGTTCGTCGACGAGCCGTTCGACATCATGTCGATGGACGTGCCGCTCAATTACCGGCTGGTTTCCGATGCGATACAGGAAACCATGGACGTGGTGTTCGATCCGGTGGCCGAGGCTTTGGCCCATTTCGATTGCGACTTCGTGCTGCTGTCCGGTCGCCCTTCCAAGCTGGCCGCCGTGCAGGACAGCCTGCTCAATCGCCTCTTCATCCGGCCAGACAGGCTGCTGCCCATGGGTGATTATCGCGCAGGCAACTGGTATCCCTTCCGCAGTCGCGACAACACCCGTATCGGCGATCCCAAGTCCTGCGCCGTGGTCGGGGGCATGCTCTGTTCGCTGGCCGAGCACAGCATCACCAACTTCACGCTCTACACCCACATGCTGCAGGGCTATTCGACCTCGCGCTACATCGGCGAGCTGGAAAAGGACATGAAGCTGAACGATGCCAATGTGCTGTTCACCTTCGATGAACTGGAAGATCCCAACGCCGATCGCGAAAAGGTGCTCAAACTCTACACCGAGAGCCTGATCGGCTATCGCCAGCTGCCTTTCGAGCGCTGGGTCACTTCGCCTCTTTATCACATCAAGCTCGAGGACAACGGACCGGCCAAGCCGATTGCCGTGCGGCTGGCCCGCGACATGAACGAGGAACTCGACATTCAGGATGATGACCATCCCGATGTGAAGGCCTCCAAGCTGATGAATTACGAGGCCACCAAGGAAGATCTGAAGATCATCGAGGCGCTGGATGCCAACGAGAGCGACGTGCAGCGCTCGGTGTCGATATCCTTCCGCACCTTCCCCTTGTCCCAGAGCGACTACTGGCTCGATTCCGGCATCTTGAACATATAGCGGGGCGGCACAATCATGGACATCAACGAGCAATTGCTTGCAAGCACCCAGCAGACCGCCAGCGCCGCGCAGGACGGGGTCAACTGGCTGAAGGCTCCCGCCAATGCCGAGCGCATCGGCGAGGCGTCGAAATCGATCGAACGCGAACTCAAGCGCGGCGTGGTCGAGGCGCAACGGCTGAGCGAGGCAGCCACCCGACCGATGGCGGTGGCCGTCTTCGGTGCCAGCCAAGTCGGCAAGTCACATCTCATCTCGGTGCTGGCCCGCAGCAACGACGAGCTTTATGCGGTGTTTGACGGCGTCGACGAACCGGTCAGCTATATCCGCCAGATCAACATCGACAAGGAAGGGGAGTCTACCGGCCTAGTCACCCGCTTCACCATCAACCGCGAGACGACACCTTCCGGCTTCCCCGTCTGTCTGAGATGCCTGTCCCATGCGGATCTGATCAAGATCATAGCCAATGCCTATTTCTTCGACGGACGCCCCAACAGCTTTCCTGAAAGTGGTGAGATCGCCGAGCATGTCACCCGCTTCACCCACATGGCCAACGGGATAAAGCCCAACGGCCTCAAGCCGGAAGACATCTGGGACCTGCAGGACTATTTCGCCCAGTATATGAGCGCCTCGGCTCTTACCGCCAAGCTCGATGCCTTCTGGATGGCGGCAGCAGAGATCTGTCCGACCTTGCCGATAGCCGATCTG
Proteins encoded:
- a CDS encoding virulence factor SrfB is translated as MTIFADITLVPFSGIQFVDYSFDLNQLNSFRLHFIERPYPEEATEEGVPWKLLQSDPDDDNGEVEQMDDIGYDINKIAAIEPFLGQWVPVPYLRRLPGRGSDGEMMFDKGPTNWARAMVVRDYEKTADDGLWYKVIFAFDTALAMDAAENVTVNASEDMSQLYVAPRKLDVENPCEFRLVSSMKKNGWFLSNPIRVDGYEAQQDYQIWVAEWLDEMFEEYLTKRSKGRTPQRKYHLEHAARWIALLQLLDQLVSPGVVRFVDTISDNRSVRPVNVDLILDVGNSRTCGMLIENYPNEDSVELNNSMKLQLRDLQRPWLTYDEPFESHVSLSQAWFGKENLSRMSGRSDAFFWPTMVRVGPEASRVKSAQSGVESIIGMSAPKRYLWDVSPVNQPWRFPQSDYSEEGDLPPVGRVARRYLNGHGDVLSQVRKDKELFASLYPRSPRGDYSRPSQQLSYSRSSFYSFMLSEIVYQAMVMINDPAVRADRRQSEAPRTLRRIILTLPTALPVREQQIMKMRAEAAIGFLWDIMKWNESPPPGLVRPSIHVAWDESTCVQLVWLYGEISCRFGGRICEFFTMTGKPRQRFMPDEAPAPGAPLEPSLRVASLDIGGGTSDLMITTYFQDDDRAIVPVQTFREGVRIAGDDIIKAVIEHCIMPVLESALVQYGLANAVVVLRDLFHGDRANMAEHEKHARRQFVQQVLVPAALGIMERYENSGQDRYEVVHSATMAELIKDAMHVSPTVQRYLVSGFSQFVDEPFDIMSMDVPLNYRLVSDAIQETMDVVFDPVAEALAHFDCDFVLLSGRPSKLAAVQDSLLNRLFIRPDRLLPMGDYRAGNWYPFRSRDNTRIGDPKSCAVVGGMLCSLAEHSITNFTLYTHMLQGYSTSRYIGELEKDMKLNDANVLFTFDELEDPNADREKVLKLYTESLIGYRQLPFERWVTSPLYHIKLEDNGPAKPIAVRLARDMNEELDIQDDDHPDVKASKLMNYEATKEDLKIIEALDANESDVQRSVSISFRTFPLSQSDYWLDSGILNI